In Candidatus Zixiibacteriota bacterium, one genomic interval encodes:
- a CDS encoding M28 family peptidase yields the protein MRIILNLLLTFALISGGASAGDLYKVLVENDADALALRQAGAEPVIRLNDGYLVIAAHDVAEQMTSSGLSVTLVATNMDRSQLGLDNRLDRLNTANFPLIYEEGDLRIYRIEPSPEPPAQIAPILTEKIDIDFQTSGSVDISRLQAEISLDSLIGLVSQDSLFSYTSRLQAFYRRYIGTDSNRAAANWIMGKFQEFGYDSVVLDSFYISSYSVWAHNVLCYKIGATDPLHQIIIGAHRDAVSNSPGADDNGSGTAGVIEMARVLANLDTKMTFIFALFDAEEQGLLGSWNYANAAKARGDSIVYMFNMDMIAHFNNSTQAKLYHGPVTTYTVLWQSLADSLAGITGVLSGSSGGSDHYPFIQNGYQATFAHEYNFSTVYHSPRDSTNYMNFEYMTRMVKASLATVYTVNNIYAPVGAVMFSYPLGVPSIIPPNQPATFEVVATGTYGTEPLPGSGRLHYSLNQGAFIDVAMVELSPNHYQAAIPAQDCFTKIDFYVEARDTENNIYLDPDPVEPNHAVVAEASLTIFEDNFQTHKGWTVSGTASAGHWQRGIPLGDGVRGDPTADFDGSGFCYLTGNASGDSDIDNGNTQLTSPSFNLSGVNDALISYARWYSNNAGNDPFNDVMIIYISNDNGANWTVAETVGPSVQASGGWYTHSFWASNFVSPTANMRIRFEASDYGLGSVVEAGIDAVSILTFECASFVCGDANGSGAVNILDATFIINYLYKSGAAPSPLEAADANGNGSINILDATYILTHLYKSGPEPICP from the coding sequence ATGAGAATTATCCTCAATTTACTGCTAACCTTCGCGCTAATAAGCGGCGGCGCTTCCGCCGGCGACCTGTATAAAGTGCTGGTTGAAAATGATGCCGACGCTCTCGCCCTGCGTCAGGCCGGCGCCGAGCCGGTTATACGGCTGAATGACGGGTATCTGGTAATAGCCGCGCATGACGTCGCCGAACAGATGACCTCCTCCGGACTCTCCGTCACCCTGGTGGCAACCAATATGGACCGCAGCCAGCTCGGCCTGGACAACCGTCTCGACCGACTCAATACCGCGAATTTTCCTTTGATATATGAAGAAGGGGACCTGCGAATATACCGAATCGAACCGTCGCCGGAACCACCGGCCCAGATTGCCCCGATTCTGACGGAAAAAATCGACATTGATTTCCAAACCTCAGGTTCCGTCGACATTTCTCGGCTGCAGGCGGAAATTTCTCTGGATTCTCTGATTGGCCTGGTCAGTCAGGACTCCCTCTTCTCGTACACCTCTCGACTCCAGGCTTTCTATCGCCGTTATATCGGCACCGATTCCAACCGGGCCGCCGCAAACTGGATTATGGGGAAATTCCAGGAGTTCGGATATGATTCCGTTGTGCTGGATAGTTTTTACATATCCTCTTATTCCGTCTGGGCGCACAATGTCCTCTGCTATAAGATTGGCGCCACCGACCCCCTGCATCAGATTATCATCGGGGCGCATCGTGACGCCGTCTCCAATTCTCCCGGCGCCGATGACAACGGCTCCGGCACCGCCGGAGTCATCGAAATGGCGCGTGTTCTTGCCAATCTCGATACCAAAATGACTTTCATCTTTGCTTTATTCGATGCCGAAGAACAGGGACTGCTCGGTTCCTGGAATTATGCCAATGCCGCCAAGGCGCGCGGCGACAGCATTGTCTATATGTTTAATATGGATATGATTGCCCATTTCAACAACAGCACCCAGGCTAAACTCTATCATGGACCGGTCACCACTTACACCGTCCTGTGGCAGTCGCTGGCGGACTCGCTGGCAGGTATCACCGGAGTGCTCAGCGGTTCCTCGGGCGGCTCCGACCATTATCCCTTCATTCAAAACGGCTATCAGGCGACCTTTGCCCATGAATATAACTTCTCCACCGTGTACCATTCGCCGCGTGACAGCACCAATTACATGAATTTTGAATATATGACCCGGATGGTTAAGGCATCCCTGGCGACGGTCTACACGGTGAATAATATCTATGCCCCGGTTGGCGCCGTTATGTTTTCTTACCCTCTTGGCGTTCCTTCCATAATCCCGCCGAATCAGCCCGCTACCTTTGAAGTTGTTGCGACCGGAACTTACGGAACCGAACCGCTTCCCGGCAGCGGCCGTCTGCATTATTCGCTGAATCAGGGAGCTTTTATCGATGTAGCAATGGTGGAGTTGTCGCCAAATCATTACCAGGCGGCGATTCCGGCGCAGGATTGCTTTACTAAAATCGATTTTTATGTGGAAGCGCGCGACACTGAAAATAATATATATCTTGATCCCGATCCGGTTGAGCCAAATCATGCCGTCGTCGCCGAAGCCTCTCTTACCATATTCGAAGATAATTTTCAGACGCACAAAGGCTGGACCGTCAGCGGCACCGCCAGCGCCGGACACTGGCAGCGCGGTATTCCCCTTGGCGACGGAGTTCGGGGCGACCCGACCGCCGATTTTGACGGCTCCGGATTTTGTTATCTTACTGGAAACGCCTCGGGCGACTCTGATATCGATAACGGCAATACGCAGCTGACCTCCCCCTCATTCAATCTGAGTGGAGTCAATGACGCTTTAATAAGTTATGCCCGGTGGTACTCCAATAATGCCGGTAATGACCCCTTTAATGACGTCATGATTATCTATATTTCCAATGATAACGGCGCCAACTGGACAGTGGCAGAAACGGTAGGACCGTCCGTTCAGGCATCCGGCGGATGGTACACCCATTCCTTCTGGGCTTCCAACTTTGTCTCGCCCACGGCAAATATGAGAATCCGCTTTGAAGCCTCCGATTACGGGCTCGGCTCCGTGGTCGAAGCCGGCATCGATGCCGTCTCGATTCTCACATTCGAATGCGCCTCGTTTGTCTGCGGAGATGCCAATGGAAGCGGCGCCGTGAATATTCTCGATGCCACCTTCATTATCAATTATCTCTACAAATCGGGCGCAGCCCCTTCACCATTGGAAGCGGCCGATGCCAATGGAAACGGCTCAATAAATATTCTTGATGCCACATATATTCTAACCCATCTGTACAAGTCGGGACCGGAGCCGATCTGCCCTTGA
- a CDS encoding 4Fe-4S dicluster domain-containing protein gives MNNSATNNFPPRLIRADDFEHLLKALGAGGYKIQAPVIRDQAIVIDEIRSAGELPVGWREEQDRGYYRIKKRADNSYFGYLVGAHSWKKFLFPPSVPILEAKRTGNGFQFSATNDTLPPTAFLGMRPCDLKALEILDRVLLGSEYLDPIYQKRRQQIFIVAVNCTEPGGNCFCASMDSGPKAATGYDIVLTELIDASRHNFLAQAGTEKGNQILQQVPSEKASLDILKMSDEAVQAAARKMSRRIDTAGIKEVLYANAEHPRWEEVAKRCLSCANCTLVCPTCFCASIDDYTDLTGETATRVRRWDSCFTLDHSYIHGGSIRPSVKSRYRQWLTHKLAAWHDQFGSSGCVGCGRCITWCPSGIDITEETAAIRSGAIKAKAI, from the coding sequence ATGAATAATTCGGCTACGAACAATTTTCCGCCCAGGCTTATTAGAGCGGACGATTTTGAGCATCTGCTGAAAGCGCTGGGCGCCGGCGGTTACAAAATACAGGCTCCGGTCATCCGCGACCAGGCGATTGTTATTGATGAAATAAGGTCTGCCGGAGAACTTCCGGTCGGATGGCGCGAGGAGCAAGACCGGGGATATTATCGAATCAAAAAACGGGCGGATAATTCTTATTTTGGGTACCTGGTCGGCGCGCATTCCTGGAAGAAATTTCTGTTTCCACCTTCCGTCCCCATTCTGGAGGCAAAACGAACCGGCAATGGCTTCCAGTTTTCGGCCACTAATGATACGCTGCCGCCAACGGCTTTCCTGGGGATGCGCCCCTGCGACCTGAAAGCGCTGGAGATTCTTGACCGGGTTCTGTTAGGGAGTGAATATCTCGACCCGATATATCAGAAACGGCGGCAACAGATTTTCATTGTGGCGGTCAATTGCACCGAGCCGGGGGGAAACTGCTTCTGCGCTTCTATGGATTCCGGACCCAAAGCTGCCACCGGTTATGACATTGTTTTAACCGAGTTAATTGATGCCAGCCGGCACAATTTCCTGGCGCAGGCCGGGACCGAAAAAGGCAATCAAATACTGCAACAGGTACCCTCGGAGAAGGCATCGCTTGACATTCTTAAAATGTCGGATGAAGCGGTACAGGCGGCGGCGCGCAAGATGTCCAGGAGAATTGACACTGCCGGCATCAAAGAAGTGCTCTATGCCAACGCGGAGCATCCCCGATGGGAAGAGGTGGCGAAACGGTGCCTTTCCTGCGCCAACTGCACGCTCGTCTGCCCCACCTGTTTCTGCGCCAGCATTGATGACTATACCGACCTTACCGGTGAGACGGCAACGCGTGTCCGGCGCTGGGACTCCTGTTTCACCCTCGACCATTCCTATATTCATGGCGGGAGCATTCGTCCTTCCGTGAAATCGCGCTACCGTCAATGGCTGACTCATAAACTGGCGGCATGGCATGACCAGTTCGGAAGTTCCGGCTGTGTCGGTTGTGGCCGCTGTATCACCTGGTGTCCCTCCGGAATTGATATAACAGAAGAAACCGCGGCTATTCGGAGCGGCGCTATTAAAGCGAAAGCAATTTGA
- a CDS encoding cyclic nucleotide-binding domain-containing protein: protein METLEPILAQHPFLKGLDPKYLKLIVGCASNVVFQAGEFIFRTGENADHFYIVRQGKVVIETYSPVKGPITIHTRQQGEVLGWSWLVPPYKWHFDARALELTRAIALDGKCLRTKLEEDHDLGYELMKRFTLIIAERLEATRLQLLDIYGDNS from the coding sequence ATGGAGACTTTAGAACCTATTCTGGCACAGCATCCGTTTCTTAAAGGGCTTGACCCCAAATATCTGAAGTTGATTGTGGGCTGCGCCTCAAATGTAGTCTTCCAGGCGGGAGAATTTATTTTCCGAACCGGCGAAAACGCCGACCATTTTTACATTGTCCGTCAGGGGAAAGTTGTTATCGAAACTTACTCTCCGGTAAAAGGACCGATCACTATTCATACCCGTCAGCAGGGGGAAGTGCTCGGCTGGTCCTGGCTGGTGCCGCCGTACAAATGGCATTTTGACGCCCGGGCGCTGGAACTGACCCGCGCCATCGCGCTTGACGGCAAATGTCTGCGCACCAAACTGGAAGAAGACCACGACCTGGGATACGAACTTATGAAACGTTTTACCCTAATAATTGCCGAACGGCTGGAGGCGACAAGACTTCAATTGTTGGATATCTATGGCGACAACTCTTGA
- a CDS encoding FAD/NAD(P)-binding protein, protein MATTLEKIKNGLDRSQPWMPALFRVERIRKETYDTFTFDLETSDGNGLSFQPGQFNMLYIYGVGEVPISISGDPGNTRTLVHTIRAVGTVTKNMRQLKRGDLVGVRGPFGRPWPVAEAKGHDIIIVAGGIGLAPLRPVIYHLLAHREQYGKIILQYGARTPDDILFRQELETWRARFDFDVQVTVDRSTGAWQGNVGVVTLLIPKATFDPMHTIAMVCGPEIMMRFTVLELLKRDLTEENIYISGERNMKCGIGHCGHCQFGHLFVCKDGPVFRYSETADLFKKREI, encoded by the coding sequence ATGGCGACAACTCTTGAAAAAATCAAGAACGGTTTAGACCGCTCGCAGCCCTGGATGCCGGCGCTCTTTCGGGTGGAAAGAATCCGCAAAGAGACGTATGACACCTTCACTTTCGACCTGGAGACATCTGACGGCAATGGGCTGTCCTTTCAACCCGGGCAGTTCAATATGCTCTATATCTATGGCGTAGGTGAAGTGCCGATTTCCATCAGCGGCGACCCCGGCAATACCAGAACCCTGGTGCATACCATTCGCGCGGTCGGGACCGTCACAAAAAATATGCGGCAACTCAAGCGCGGCGACCTGGTAGGAGTGCGCGGACCGTTCGGACGTCCCTGGCCCGTGGCAGAAGCCAAAGGGCATGACATAATAATCGTCGCCGGAGGTATCGGCCTGGCGCCGCTTCGCCCCGTTATTTATCATCTCCTCGCTCATCGCGAGCAGTACGGAAAGATTATTCTTCAATACGGAGCGCGCACGCCTGACGACATTCTCTTTCGCCAGGAACTGGAAACCTGGCGCGCCCGCTTTGACTTTGATGTTCAGGTGACCGTTGACCGCTCCACCGGTGCCTGGCAGGGGAATGTCGGCGTGGTTACATTGCTGATTCCCAAAGCCACTTTTGACCCTATGCATACCATTGCCATGGTTTGCGGCCCGGAAATCATGATGCGCTTTACCGTTCTGGAACTCCTGAAGCGCGACCTGACCGAGGAAAACATCTATATATCCGGGGAGCGCAACATGAAATGCGGCATAGGCCACTGCGGACATTGTCAGTTCGGGCATCTTTTTGTCTGCAAAGATGGTCCCGTTTTCAGATATAGCGAAACGGCGGATTTATTCAAGAAAAGAGAAATCTGA
- a CDS encoding oxidoreductase produces the protein MIHKKKPKLAVWKFASCDGCQLSLLDCEEELLAVAGAVEIANFPEASRAVVGRTYDLSLVEGSITTPHDAERIHKVRRASKFLVTIGACATSGGIQALRNFKDVKEFTALVYATPAYIDTLNKSTPISDHVAVDFELRGCPINKYQLVEVLSAFLNGRKPVTPKHSVCIECKLKGNVCVMVAQGIPCLGPVTHAGCGSICPSYLRGCYGCFGPKETPNTSALSTQWEKLGCSPLNIKRAFRGFNAFADAFRKESELYEK, from the coding sequence ATGATTCATAAAAAGAAACCGAAATTGGCCGTTTGGAAGTTTGCCTCGTGCGACGGTTGTCAGCTGAGCCTTCTTGATTGCGAGGAGGAACTTCTGGCAGTCGCCGGCGCTGTGGAGATTGCGAATTTCCCGGAAGCCTCGCGCGCCGTGGTGGGTCGCACTTATGACCTCTCTTTGGTGGAGGGCTCCATCACGACACCGCACGACGCGGAGCGGATTCATAAAGTCCGCCGCGCTTCCAAATTTCTGGTCACCATCGGAGCCTGCGCCACCTCGGGCGGCATTCAAGCCCTGCGCAATTTCAAAGATGTCAAAGAATTCACCGCCCTGGTTTATGCCACCCCCGCCTATATCGATACGCTCAACAAGTCAACCCCCATTTCCGACCACGTTGCGGTCGATTTTGAATTGCGGGGCTGTCCCATAAACAAGTACCAACTGGTGGAGGTCTTAAGCGCCTTTCTCAACGGGCGCAAACCGGTCACTCCTAAACATAGCGTCTGCATCGAATGCAAATTGAAAGGGAATGTCTGTGTCATGGTAGCGCAAGGCATCCCCTGTCTTGGTCCCGTGACTCACGCCGGCTGCGGCTCTATCTGTCCCTCTTATCTGCGCGGATGTTACGGCTGCTTCGGTCCCAAAGAGACTCCCAACACGTCCGCTCTCTCCACACAATGGGAAAAGCTGGGCTGTTCTCCGCTTAATATTAAGCGGGCTTTCCGTGGATTTAACGCCTTTGCCGATGCCTTCCGGAAGGAGAGTGAGCTGTATGAGAAGTAG
- a CDS encoding Ni/Fe hydrogenase subunit alpha, whose product MRSRTIKVDMLARVEGEGGLFVKIKNRTVVDVKLRIFEPPRFFEAFLRDRDFREAPDITARICGICPIAYQMSSIHAMENACGVKIEGTLRELRRLLYCGEWIESHALHIYLLHAPDFLGYEDAIRMARDYPDAVKQGLKLKKIGNDLVALLGGREIHPINARVGGFYKAPTKKELTALVEPLKWAKDAAVETVKLVATFNYPQFEQDYEFVALRHPDEYPLCEGRLVSNRGLDIDIADYEKHFEEQHVEHSTSLHSVHIGSGAYYVGPLARYNLNQDRLTPAARKAADEVKLGAFCNNPFKSIIVRAVETVFACEEALRIINEYEPPENSYQEVVPHAGVGYGCTEAPRGILYHRYRIDDSGNIKDAKIVPPTSQNQKIIEADLYQFVKDNMALSNDKLTWLCEQAVRNYDPCISCSCHFLKLHIEQL is encoded by the coding sequence ATGAGAAGTAGAACCATCAAAGTCGATATGCTGGCGCGGGTGGAAGGTGAAGGGGGATTGTTCGTAAAAATCAAGAACCGCACTGTGGTCGATGTCAAACTGCGGATTTTTGAGCCGCCCCGTTTCTTTGAAGCCTTTCTGCGTGACCGCGATTTCCGGGAAGCGCCCGATATTACCGCCCGCATTTGCGGCATCTGTCCTATCGCCTATCAGATGAGCTCCATCCATGCCATGGAAAACGCCTGTGGAGTCAAGATAGAGGGGACATTGCGCGAACTGCGGCGGCTGCTTTACTGCGGCGAATGGATTGAAAGCCACGCCCTCCATATCTACCTTCTCCACGCCCCCGACTTTCTCGGATATGAAGACGCCATCAGAATGGCAAGAGATTATCCTGATGCCGTCAAACAGGGACTCAAATTGAAAAAAATCGGAAATGACCTGGTCGCACTTCTTGGTGGCAGGGAGATTCATCCGATTAACGCCCGCGTCGGTGGATTTTACAAAGCTCCCACCAAAAAAGAATTGACCGCGCTGGTCGAACCGCTCAAGTGGGCGAAAGATGCCGCCGTGGAGACGGTCAAATTAGTGGCGACATTCAATTACCCTCAGTTCGAGCAGGACTATGAATTCGTGGCGCTGCGTCATCCCGATGAATATCCTCTCTGCGAAGGACGACTCGTTTCCAACCGGGGACTGGATATTGATATTGCCGATTATGAGAAACATTTTGAAGAGCAGCACGTTGAGCATTCCACATCTCTGCATTCCGTTCATATCGGAAGCGGCGCTTATTATGTCGGTCCCCTTGCCCGCTACAATCTCAATCAGGACCGTCTCACTCCGGCCGCCCGGAAAGCGGCAGACGAAGTCAAACTAGGAGCCTTTTGTAATAATCCCTTCAAGAGTATTATAGTCCGGGCGGTGGAAACCGTTTTTGCTTGCGAGGAGGCGCTTCGAATCATCAATGAATATGAACCGCCGGAAAACTCATATCAGGAGGTTGTCCCGCATGCCGGTGTTGGCTATGGTTGCACTGAAGCCCCCCGCGGTATTCTCTATCACCGCTATCGCATCGATGATAGCGGCAATATAAAAGACGCCAAAATCGTCCCCCCTACATCTCAGAATCAGAAAATAATCGAAGCTGACCTGTATCAGTTCGTTAAGGACAATATGGCTCTGTCCAATGACAAACTAACCTGGCTTTGCGAACAGGCGGTGCGCAATTATGACCCCTGTATCTCCTGTTCCTGCCATTTCTTGAAGCTCCATATTGAGCAGCTGTGA
- a CDS encoding hydrogenase maturation protease, which produces MTASIAKGRNTPRLLVIGVGNEFRSDDGVGLRIARELTSLLPPDTKIIQGSGEGASLIESWNGFDIVIIIDAVKSGALPGRIHRIDASARTVPVNFFNYSSHAFSVAEAIEVSRALGSLPSALIIYGIEGKSFSNGTELTPEVLQSAGEVKKLILDEIKTLTAKVAVTK; this is translated from the coding sequence ATGACCGCCAGTATAGCCAAAGGGCGAAACACCCCCCGCTTGCTCGTTATCGGAGTCGGAAACGAATTCCGCTCCGATGACGGGGTTGGTCTCCGAATTGCGCGGGAACTGACTTCGCTGCTGCCGCCGGATACCAAGATTATCCAGGGTTCAGGTGAAGGCGCCTCACTGATTGAAAGCTGGAACGGCTTTGATATCGTGATAATTATTGATGCCGTCAAATCGGGAGCGCTACCGGGGAGAATTCATCGCATTGACGCCTCAGCCAGAACCGTTCCGGTCAATTTCTTTAATTACTCTTCACACGCTTTTAGTGTCGCCGAGGCCATCGAAGTATCCCGCGCCCTGGGGTCGCTCCCCTCTGCCCTCATTATTTATGGCATCGAAGGAAAATCTTTTTCCAACGGCACGGAGCTGACCCCCGAGGTTCTCCAGAGCGCCGGCGAAGTTAAGAAGTTGATTCTGGATGAGATTAAGACCTTAACTGCGAAGGTTGCGGTGACCAAATGA